Proteins encoded within one genomic window of Brenneria nigrifluens DSM 30175 = ATCC 13028:
- a CDS encoding type II toxin-antitoxin system prevent-host-death family antitoxin, whose product MTITTLSSRELNQDVTRAKKAALNGPVFITDRGRPAHVLLSIDEYQRLTKQRRNISNALAMPGIADIEFEPPRAIIEAKAADFS is encoded by the coding sequence ATGACCATCACGACTTTATCCAGTAGAGAACTCAATCAGGACGTTACCCGCGCCAAAAAGGCGGCGCTGAATGGCCCGGTATTTATTACGGATCGCGGCCGACCGGCGCATGTGCTACTTAGCATCGATGAATATCAACGGCTGACAAAGCAACGTCGCAACATTTCTAATGCGTTGGCTATGCCGGGTATTGCGGACATCGAATTTGAGCCGCCGCGAGCGATCATCGAAGCTAAGGCGGCTGATTTCTCATGA
- a CDS encoding type I restriction endonuclease, with amino-acid sequence MESFKSRLKNHIEHVKNVREHCTTEETTKQALILPFLDILGFNAYDPQKVRAEYGADFPGVKAGERVDYALFCQGVPVMFIEAKSYREKIDNHCPQLSRYFNSTPEVTISAITNGVEWRFFTDLKEKNIMDPTPFLRIRMDDVTDSDSEQLFRFRHDKFKPEALRTLAEESVYISAFVKVVSTSLKEVDAEFVRYVAGRANIGRQLNQRFIDSITPLVRQAVERSVSAMVVSGLSSKSPSTEEVVSNNVEETAFVDERSDITDPGNPNIVTTYNERVLFEKIASIVGSEYELQPKDTESYYSVLFQGKTNRWLVRYYDKKNRPSIQLPIDITPITCNEIKRAGLECDNNRIFIENPENVLRISGLILDSLQYVQNDKNFRKRRS; translated from the coding sequence ATGGAAAGTTTTAAGTCTCGGCTCAAAAACCACATTGAGCATGTCAAGAACGTCCGCGAACACTGTACTACAGAGGAAACAACCAAGCAGGCATTGATTCTACCGTTCTTGGATATTTTAGGCTTCAATGCATATGATCCGCAAAAAGTAAGGGCCGAATATGGTGCGGATTTTCCTGGGGTAAAAGCAGGTGAACGCGTTGACTATGCGCTATTTTGCCAAGGCGTCCCCGTCATGTTTATCGAAGCAAAATCCTACCGAGAAAAGATAGACAACCACTGCCCTCAACTTTCACGATATTTCAACTCCACTCCCGAGGTTACCATTTCAGCCATTACCAACGGCGTGGAATGGCGATTTTTTACTGATCTGAAAGAGAAAAACATTATGGATCCGACACCGTTTTTGCGGATACGGATGGATGATGTTACAGATTCAGATTCAGAGCAGTTATTTCGCTTCCGGCATGATAAGTTCAAACCAGAAGCTCTGCGCACCTTGGCCGAGGAGAGTGTTTACATATCGGCATTTGTGAAAGTTGTTAGCACCAGCCTTAAAGAGGTTGATGCTGAGTTTGTGCGCTATGTAGCTGGACGTGCAAATATCGGACGCCAGCTAAATCAGCGGTTTATTGATTCGATAACGCCTTTAGTGCGACAAGCCGTCGAGCGCTCGGTCAGCGCAATGGTCGTGTCTGGTTTATCCTCCAAGTCGCCAAGTACGGAGGAGGTCGTTAGCAACAATGTGGAAGAGACGGCTTTTGTGGACGAACGTTCTGATATCACCGATCCAGGTAACCCAAATATCGTCACTACCTACAATGAACGGGTGTTATTTGAGAAGATTGCATCAATAGTTGGATCGGAGTATGAACTGCAGCCAAAGGATACCGAATCCTACTACTCCGTACTGTTTCAGGGTAAAACGAACCGCTGGTTGGTTCGCTATTATGACAAAAAAAACCGGCCCTCAATTCAACTGCCTATTGATATAACGCCAATTACCTGCAATGAAATCAAGAGAGCGGGACTTGAATGTGATAACAATAGAATTTTCATAGAAAATCCAGAAAACGTGCTGAGGATATCCGGACTAATACTTGATTCCTTGCAGTACGTACAAAACGATAAGAACTTTCGCAAACGTCGCTCATAA
- a CDS encoding PLP-dependent aminotransferase family protein: MAQRRIGAPSLLRLLGRWHQDLPRTPVYRQLADGLRLLILDGRLPLESRLPGERELASALEISRTTVATALAQLREEGYLASRHGSGSVTMLPEKGSSAAALPAGAAPTLDLSTAALCAGPEIHRAYASALIALPEHLGTTGYNQQGLPELRQVIAGHYAARGLPTSAEQIMVVNGAVSGFSLILRLLTGPGDRVVIDHPTYPLALAAITGASCRPVSVSLPERGWDTAGLAATIAQTAPRLAYLIPDFHNPTGRCMDAATRQTVANIAARTRTTIVVDETMVNLWFDAPPPPPLAAFDGADRVITLGSAGKSFWGGLRLGWIRAPARTIASLVQIRNTLDLGSPVLEQLAAIALFNEADHFLPQRRETLRRQRDACGAAIEELFPDWRSRPPEGGLSWWIELPKPLATMFAASAETIGIRIGAGPRFGTEGAFERFLRLPFALEAPQMYAALQRLQPLWQHLAQTRGDSGRATVV; the protein is encoded by the coding sequence ATGGCACAGCGCAGAATAGGCGCCCCGTCGCTGCTCCGGTTACTGGGGCGCTGGCATCAGGATCTACCGCGTACCCCGGTCTATCGCCAGTTGGCGGACGGACTGCGGCTATTAATCCTTGACGGCCGTCTGCCGTTGGAGAGCCGTCTGCCCGGCGAACGAGAGTTGGCCTCAGCCCTCGAGATCAGCCGTACCACGGTGGCGACGGCGCTGGCGCAGCTGCGCGAGGAGGGATATCTGGCCAGTCGCCATGGGTCCGGCTCGGTGACGATGCTGCCGGAAAAGGGTTCGAGCGCCGCCGCGCTGCCCGCCGGTGCGGCACCGACGCTGGACCTCTCCACCGCTGCGCTGTGCGCCGGTCCGGAAATTCATCGGGCTTATGCCAGCGCGCTGATCGCCCTGCCCGAACATCTTGGCACCACCGGTTACAACCAGCAGGGGCTGCCGGAGCTGCGCCAGGTTATCGCCGGGCATTATGCGGCGCGCGGATTGCCGACCAGCGCGGAGCAAATTATGGTGGTGAACGGCGCGGTTAGCGGTTTCAGCCTGATTCTGCGACTGCTCACCGGTCCCGGCGATCGGGTGGTGATTGATCATCCCACTTATCCGCTGGCGCTGGCGGCGATTACCGGCGCCTCCTGCCGGCCGGTATCGGTAAGCCTGCCCGAACGGGGCTGGGACACCGCCGGGCTGGCGGCGACGATCGCCCAGACCGCCCCGCGCCTCGCCTACCTGATCCCCGACTTTCATAACCCTACCGGGCGCTGTATGGATGCGGCGACCCGCCAAACGGTAGCGAATATCGCCGCCCGGACGCGCACCACCATCGTGGTGGATGAAACCATGGTCAATCTGTGGTTTGACGCCCCTCCGCCGCCGCCGCTGGCGGCGTTCGACGGTGCCGATCGGGTCATTACGCTGGGCTCCGCCGGGAAAAGTTTCTGGGGCGGTCTGCGCCTGGGCTGGATCCGCGCGCCCGCCCGCACCATCGCATCGTTGGTGCAGATACGAAATACGCTGGATTTGGGTTCGCCGGTGCTGGAACAACTGGCCGCCATCGCGCTATTTAACGAGGCGGACCATTTTTTGCCGCAGCGGCGGGAAACCCTGCGACGGCAGCGCGACGCTTGCGGCGCGGCGATTGAGGAGTTGTTCCCGGACTGGCGGTCGCGCCCGCCGGAAGGCGGACTGTCCTGGTGGATAGAGCTCCCCAAACCGCTGGCCACCATGTTCGCCGCCAGCGCCGAAACCATCGGCATCCGCATCGGCGCTGGTCCGCGCTTCGGCACCGAGGGTGCTTTCGAGCGCTTTCTCCGCCTGCCGTTCGCGCTGGAAGCGCCGCAGATGTACGCCGCGCTGCAACGCCTACAGCCTCTGTGGCAGCACCTGGCGCAGACCCGGGGCGACAGCGGGCGCGCAACGGTGGTATAA
- a CDS encoding type II toxin-antitoxin system VapC family toxin: protein MYVLDTNVVSELRKVQAGKADANVAAWAESVDAADLFVSAITIMELEMGILSVERRDATQGAMLHSWLEQHVLPEFVGRTLPVDTAVALRCARLHIPDKRGERDALIAATALVHGMTVVTRNVADFEPTGVPIINPWGAGRQSG from the coding sequence ATGTACGTTCTTGATACGAATGTGGTATCCGAACTGAGAAAAGTGCAGGCTGGCAAGGCTGATGCGAACGTGGCGGCATGGGCGGAAAGCGTTGATGCCGCCGATCTCTTTGTTTCGGCCATCACCATCATGGAACTGGAAATGGGCATTCTGTCGGTTGAGCGCCGAGACGCCACGCAGGGAGCCATGCTGCATTCGTGGCTGGAGCAGCACGTACTGCCGGAGTTCGTCGGGCGCACGTTGCCTGTCGATACCGCCGTGGCGTTACGGTGTGCCCGCCTTCATATTCCTGATAAGCGCGGCGAGCGTGATGCGTTAATCGCGGCAACCGCCCTTGTTCACGGCATGACAGTAGTCACCCGTAATGTAGCTGATTTCGAGCCGACGGGCGTGCCTATCATCAATCCCTGGGGAGCGGGACGGCAGAGCGGTTAA